From a region of the Streptomyces caniferus genome:
- the argC gene encoding N-acetyl-gamma-glutamyl-phosphate reductase encodes MTVRAAVAGASGYAGGEVLRLLLGHPEVEIGALTGHSNAGQRLGGLQPHLVPLADRELQPTSAEVLAGHDVVFLALPHGQSAAVAEELGPDVLVVDCGADFRLSDSADWEAFYGSAHAGTWPYGLPELPGGRAALQGTRRIAVPGCYPTAVSLALFPAYADRLAEPEAVIVAATGTSGAGKALKPHLLGSEVMGSMSPYGVGGGHRHTPEMIQNLSAVAGERISVSFTPTLAPMSRGILATCSAKAKPGVDAGAVRAAYEKALADEPFLRLLPEGQWPSTAAVYGSNTAQIQVTLDAAAGRIIAISALDNLTKGTAGGAVQSMNIALGLPEETGLSRVGVAP; translated from the coding sequence ATGACGGTACGAGCAGCAGTGGCCGGGGCGAGCGGGTATGCGGGGGGTGAGGTGCTGCGCCTGCTTCTGGGGCATCCGGAGGTCGAGATCGGGGCGCTGACCGGGCACTCCAACGCCGGGCAGCGCCTGGGCGGGCTGCAGCCGCATCTGGTGCCGCTGGCCGACCGGGAGCTCCAGCCGACCTCCGCCGAGGTGCTGGCCGGGCACGACGTGGTCTTCCTCGCGCTGCCGCACGGCCAGTCCGCCGCGGTCGCCGAGGAGCTCGGGCCGGATGTGCTCGTCGTGGACTGCGGCGCCGACTTCCGGCTCAGCGATTCCGCCGACTGGGAGGCGTTCTACGGCTCGGCCCATGCGGGCACCTGGCCGTACGGCCTCCCCGAGCTGCCCGGCGGGCGTGCCGCGCTCCAGGGGACCCGGCGCATCGCGGTCCCCGGCTGCTATCCGACCGCCGTCTCGCTCGCCCTGTTCCCCGCGTACGCGGACCGGCTCGCCGAGCCCGAGGCCGTGATCGTCGCGGCCACCGGCACCTCCGGCGCCGGCAAGGCCCTCAAGCCGCATCTGCTGGGCTCCGAGGTCATGGGCTCGATGAGCCCGTACGGCGTCGGCGGCGGGCACCGGCACACCCCCGAGATGATCCAGAACCTGAGCGCGGTGGCCGGCGAGCGGATCAGCGTCTCCTTCACCCCGACCCTGGCGCCCATGTCACGCGGCATCCTCGCCACCTGCTCGGCGAAGGCGAAGCCCGGGGTGGACGCCGGCGCCGTACGGGCCGCCTACGAGAAGGCGCTGGCCGACGAGCCGTTCCTGCGGCTGCTGCCCGAGGGCCAGTGGCCGTCGACCGCGGCCGTGTACGGCTCCAACACCGCCCAGATCCAGGTGACGCTGGACGCCGCGGCCGGCCGGATCATCGCGATCAGTGCCCTGGACAACCTCACCAAGGGGACCGCGGGCGGCGCGGTGCAGAGCATGAACATCGCCCTGGGCCTCCCCGAGGAGACGGGGCTTTCGAGGGTCGGGGTGGCTCCGTGA
- a CDS encoding winged helix DNA-binding domain-containing protein yields MSGHEEGNPVVVTGDVKVLDHRALNRSLLARQLLLERSAMPAGRAVAHLVGMQAQAPNPPYIGLWTRLAGFRIEDLASLVRNREVVRVGLMRGTIHLVTADDCVALRPVLQGALRQGLKGAFGRKLEGLDVEKVAELGRELVEREPLTLGGLGTLLAERWPDRDPFALANAVRNLVPLVQVPPRGLWGESGQAVHTSAEAWLGRPVAGLAAPDLMVERYLAAFGPATVKDIQVWSGMTRLADAVNRLRPRLAVFRDENGRELLDLPEAPRPDADTPAPVRFLPEFDNILLSHADRARILTEEQRKLVFTRNGLIRSTFLVDGFVAGVWRVEQTRGAAVLVLEPFGTLRAGDRAALTEEGGRLLAFATASAASREVRFA; encoded by the coding sequence GTGAGTGGACACGAGGAAGGGAATCCCGTCGTGGTGACAGGAGACGTGAAGGTGCTGGACCATCGGGCGCTCAACCGGAGCCTACTGGCCCGGCAGTTGCTGCTGGAGCGGTCCGCGATGCCAGCGGGGCGGGCGGTCGCGCACCTGGTGGGCATGCAGGCACAGGCGCCGAACCCGCCCTACATCGGCCTGTGGACGCGGCTCGCCGGCTTCCGCATCGAGGACCTGGCCTCCCTCGTCAGGAACCGCGAGGTGGTCCGGGTGGGTCTGATGCGCGGCACGATCCACCTGGTCACGGCGGACGACTGCGTCGCACTGCGCCCCGTCCTGCAGGGCGCCCTGCGGCAGGGGCTGAAGGGCGCCTTCGGGCGCAAGCTCGAAGGGCTCGACGTCGAGAAGGTGGCCGAGCTGGGCCGCGAGCTGGTCGAGCGGGAGCCGCTCACGCTGGGCGGCTTGGGCACCCTGCTCGCCGAGCGGTGGCCGGACCGGGACCCCTTCGCCCTCGCCAACGCCGTGCGCAACCTGGTACCGCTCGTGCAGGTGCCGCCGCGCGGGCTGTGGGGCGAGAGCGGGCAGGCCGTGCACACCAGCGCCGAGGCGTGGCTCGGCCGGCCCGTCGCCGGGCTGGCGGCACCGGACCTGATGGTCGAGCGCTACCTGGCGGCCTTCGGGCCGGCCACGGTCAAGGACATCCAGGTCTGGTCCGGCATGACCCGGCTCGCCGACGCGGTGAACCGGCTCCGGCCGCGGCTGGCGGTCTTCCGCGACGAGAACGGCCGCGAACTGCTCGACCTGCCGGAGGCCCCCCGCCCCGACGCGGACACCCCCGCCCCGGTGCGCTTCCTGCCGGAGTTCGACAACATCCTGCTCTCCCACGCCGACCGCGCCCGCATCCTCACCGAGGAGCAGCGCAAGCTCGTCTTCACGCGGAACGGGCTGATCAGGTCGACGTTCCTGGTGGACGGGTTCGTGGCGGGCGTGTGGCGCGTCGAGCAGACGCGCGGTGCCGCCGTCCTCGTCCTGGAGCCCTTCGGTACCCTGCGTGCCGGGGACCGCGCCGCGCTCACCGAGGAGGGCGGCCGGCTGCTCGCGTTCGCCACGGCCTCCGCCGCCTCGCGCGAAGTCCGCTTCGCCTGA
- a CDS encoding VOC family protein, producing MALRPVQVNIKALDDSSVGRFWAEALGWGVSSEGPGVTNVEPVGGFVWPDPVAVCVDVVTVPEPKTTTKNRVHLDLATTSAAHQAELVARLESLGATPAQVGQGTVPWTVLADPEGNEFCVLEPREIYRDTGPIAAVVVDCVDPRGMARFWGEATDWALHAATDDHAVLRSAEGVGPYLEFLRTPGVKTVPDRVHLDLLPYPGDDKAAEVARLRALGATDLDLGQGDVPWTCLADPEGHEFCVLGPS from the coding sequence ATGGCACTGCGACCTGTTCAGGTGAACATCAAGGCTCTCGACGACTCGTCGGTCGGCCGGTTCTGGGCGGAGGCGCTCGGCTGGGGTGTCTCCAGTGAGGGGCCCGGCGTGACCAATGTGGAACCCGTCGGCGGCTTCGTGTGGCCGGACCCGGTCGCCGTCTGCGTCGACGTCGTCACCGTCCCGGAACCCAAGACGACGACGAAGAACCGTGTGCACCTCGATCTCGCCACCACCTCCGCGGCCCATCAGGCGGAGTTGGTCGCCCGCCTCGAGTCTCTCGGCGCGACGCCCGCCCAGGTGGGTCAGGGCACGGTGCCGTGGACGGTCCTCGCCGACCCGGAGGGCAACGAGTTCTGCGTGCTGGAGCCCCGGGAGATCTACCGGGACACCGGGCCGATCGCCGCGGTGGTCGTCGACTGCGTGGATCCGCGGGGCATGGCCCGGTTCTGGGGCGAGGCGACGGACTGGGCCCTGCACGCGGCGACCGACGATCATGCGGTGTTGCGCTCCGCCGAGGGCGTCGGCCCGTATCTCGAATTCCTCCGCACGCCCGGCGTGAAGACCGTGCCGGACCGCGTCCATCTCGACCTGCTGCCGTACCCCGGTGACGACAAGGCAGCGGAGGTGGCCCGGCTGCGGGCCCTCGGCGCCACCGACCTCGACCTCGGCCAGGGCGATGTCCCGTGGACGTGCCTGGCCGACCCCGAGGGCCACGAGTTCTGCGTCCTCGGCCCGTCCTGA
- a CDS encoding HEAT repeat domain-containing protein, with the protein MTITRHDTDAIRALQGLEDGRPSVRLGAALAVGTTPDPRFVDKLVERCAIEPEFFVRDMLTWALTRHPVSMTLPELLREVRSERAQARSQALHTLSKIGDPRAWPALTRTLLSDADDEVARSAWRAAVVLVPEGEEPALAAVLATQLGRGGRQTQLSLSRALVALGEVIGPVLLAAATAPDPRMRAHARATQRLLRDPDAGSGCAIEEAKRVVALGGPGQEGR; encoded by the coding sequence ATGACGATCACGAGGCACGACACGGATGCGATACGGGCGCTTCAGGGGTTGGAGGACGGCCGTCCGTCCGTGCGGCTGGGGGCTGCCCTGGCCGTCGGTACGACGCCTGACCCGCGCTTCGTCGACAAGCTCGTCGAACGATGCGCGATCGAGCCCGAGTTCTTTGTCCGCGACATGCTGACCTGGGCGCTCACCCGCCACCCGGTGTCCATGACGCTCCCCGAGCTGCTCCGCGAGGTCCGCTCGGAGCGTGCGCAGGCACGGAGCCAGGCGCTGCACACGCTGTCCAAGATCGGGGACCCGCGGGCGTGGCCGGCCCTCACACGGACGCTCCTGTCGGACGCCGACGACGAGGTGGCGCGGAGCGCCTGGCGGGCCGCGGTCGTGCTCGTACCGGAAGGCGAGGAGCCCGCGTTGGCCGCGGTGTTGGCGACGCAGCTCGGACGCGGTGGGCGTCAGACGCAGCTGAGCCTCAGCCGGGCGCTGGTCGCGCTGGGCGAGGTGATCGGGCCGGTTCTGCTTGCTGCGGCAACGGCCCCTGACCCGCGCATGCGCGCGCACGCACGCGCCACCCAGCGGCTGTTGCGCGACCCGGACGCCGGATCCGGGTGCGCGATCGAGGAGGCGAAGCGCGTCGTGGCGCTCGGCGGGCCGGGCCAGGAGGGACGATAG
- a CDS encoding MerR family transcriptional regulator translates to MLIGEVVRRSGVSARMLRHYESLGLVRPSGRTGSGYREYSGEDVQRIFRIESLRSLGLSLREVGRALDDPGFTPSALVDDLIRHTRERIAAETELLTRLRRIDAADPADWEDVLQVVALLRALASKSADARQRAALSSADEVPVPVEALVEAALSETEPNVAGALRWALARSGDRGPALLAEGLGSPVAAVRERAVRSLAEISDGEATAQLRGALAHSDVVVRGHAALALGTRGVADAVPTLIDMIVAGRNDTDAADALSVLAADSATADRIAAGLVDRLAHDSMEGPVRGRLTQALAGIPGTRAAGALGELSHDVDRAVALTAAYLLQLRDAR, encoded by the coding sequence GTGTTGATCGGTGAGGTGGTGCGACGGTCCGGGGTCAGTGCGCGCATGCTGCGGCATTACGAGTCGCTCGGTCTGGTGCGCCCGTCGGGTCGCACCGGCTCCGGCTATCGGGAGTACTCCGGGGAGGACGTCCAGCGGATCTTCCGTATCGAGAGCCTGCGGTCGCTGGGGCTGTCGCTGCGCGAGGTCGGACGCGCGCTCGACGATCCCGGCTTCACGCCCTCGGCGCTCGTCGACGACCTCATCCGTCACACGCGCGAACGCATCGCGGCGGAGACCGAGTTGCTCACGCGGCTGCGCCGGATCGATGCCGCGGACCCCGCCGACTGGGAGGACGTCCTCCAGGTCGTCGCGCTCCTGCGGGCGCTGGCGTCGAAGAGCGCCGACGCGCGCCAGCGCGCGGCCCTTTCCTCGGCCGACGAGGTACCGGTGCCGGTGGAGGCCCTGGTCGAGGCGGCGCTGAGCGAGACGGAGCCGAACGTGGCCGGCGCCCTTCGATGGGCGCTGGCACGCTCGGGCGACCGCGGTCCGGCACTGCTGGCGGAGGGCCTCGGCTCACCGGTGGCCGCGGTGCGGGAACGTGCCGTTCGGTCCCTCGCCGAGATATCCGATGGCGAGGCCACCGCACAGTTGCGGGGTGCCCTCGCGCACTCCGACGTCGTGGTCCGCGGGCATGCGGCTCTGGCGCTCGGGACCCGTGGCGTGGCCGATGCGGTCCCGACGCTCATCGACATGATCGTGGCGGGAAGGAACGACACCGATGCAGCCGATGCGCTGAGCGTGCTGGCGGCCGACAGCGCGACGGCGGATCGGATCGCGGCCGGGCTCGTCGACCGCCTCGCCCACGACTCCATGGAAGGGCCTGTACGCGGACGGCTGACCCAGGCGCTGGCGGGCATCCCGGGGACGAGGGCGGCAGGCGCCCTCGGGGAGCTGTCACATGACGTCGACCGTGCCGTCGCGCTGACTGCGGCGTACCTCCTTCAGCTACGCGACGCGCGGTGA
- a CDS encoding erythromycin esterase family protein, which translates to MENDTTAPQGSFASRIGSSDPQRADALPLSAATLDELAERIATTAMVIGIGESTRFSRETFGVRDQLFRRLVRRHGFRALALQDSAGVAARLDRYVQAGKGSAESALDGAWRPWRTAEMAATLEWIRAFNRDHPRDPVRIFGVKPVQAQPEDYDAVLDHVRESAPERWAEVASHLEPIRTAHRTDEHVQRARGMHPGRPFVDHARDALALIRSLPAVDRADDVLARMRLIVDFHARSVAGRGDYAGEAAVWADAIGEHRRRTALRTVYWDGISHTSAAAVTSGLAPERGPQPSTGSLLRDRYGTGYVSVAIGFHHGDLGVVTVPEPAADLMDATLGQAEPAAHWLDLRPDPVRRRWNGPAKARVISGVYDPSRDAAEHIAVACLADAFDVLVHLRQVSPVRWLP; encoded by the coding sequence ATGGAAAATGACACCACCGCTCCCCAGGGCTCCTTCGCCTCCCGCATCGGGTCGTCCGATCCCCAGCGAGCCGATGCCCTCCCGCTGTCCGCCGCCACGCTCGATGAGCTCGCCGAGAGGATCGCCACCACCGCAATGGTCATCGGCATCGGGGAGTCCACCCGGTTTTCCCGGGAGACCTTCGGGGTGCGCGACCAACTCTTCCGCCGGCTCGTCCGGCGCCACGGATTCCGGGCACTGGCCCTACAGGACAGCGCCGGCGTCGCCGCCCGCCTCGACAGGTACGTGCAGGCCGGCAAGGGTTCGGCCGAATCCGCCCTCGACGGCGCCTGGCGCCCCTGGCGCACCGCCGAGATGGCCGCGACGCTCGAGTGGATACGGGCGTTCAACCGGGACCACCCCCGCGACCCCGTCCGCATCTTCGGCGTGAAACCCGTGCAGGCGCAGCCCGAGGACTACGACGCCGTCCTGGATCACGTACGGGAGTCGGCCCCGGAACGGTGGGCGGAGGTGGCGTCCCACCTGGAGCCGATCCGGACCGCTCACCGCACGGATGAGCATGTGCAGCGCGCTCGGGGAATGCACCCGGGGCGCCCGTTCGTCGACCATGCCCGCGATGCGCTCGCGCTCATCCGGTCGTTGCCCGCCGTCGACCGTGCCGACGACGTCCTGGCGCGTATGCGTCTGATCGTGGACTTCCATGCGCGCAGCGTCGCGGGGCGAGGCGACTACGCCGGTGAGGCGGCCGTGTGGGCCGACGCCATCGGTGAACACCGGCGTCGGACGGCGCTGCGCACGGTCTACTGGGACGGGATCAGCCACACCTCGGCGGCCGCGGTGACCTCCGGACTGGCCCCCGAGCGCGGTCCGCAGCCGAGCACCGGCAGCCTGCTGCGCGATCGGTACGGCACCGGGTATGTCTCCGTGGCGATCGGTTTCCATCACGGAGACCTCGGTGTCGTCACCGTCCCGGAGCCGGCCGCTGATCTGATGGACGCGACGCTGGGCCAGGCGGAACCGGCCGCCCACTGGCTGGACCTGCGCCCCGACCCCGTCCGCCGCCGATGGAACGGCCCTGCCAAGGCCCGCGTCATCAGCGGGGTCTACGACCCGTCCCGTGATGCCGCCGAACACATCGCCGTCGCCTGCCTTGCCGACGCATTCGATGTGCTCGTCCACCTCCGCCAGGTCTCCCCGGTGCGATGGCTGCCATGA
- a CDS encoding alpha/beta fold hydrolase: MSTSSAHLWSPVRWAANGAVRLAFDQLAGETDGEPLLLVTGLGVNRLWIPDGLCRMLAAQGFLVARYDQRDGGESTHLAPTATGNPFTALFARRGEAYTAEDMADDAVAVMDALGWRSAHLLGVSLGGAVAQRVALRHPHRVRTLTTMAAVPADAAGLRTLRYLRMRTLAAFARLRLPDTPDRAVAAGIAVSRLLASPNRSFDERAARAAAERNADSGVHDRQAQSRQIGAQWHGPPIRAITRPTLVLHGADDPLIKPSAARAIASRIRDSRLVLLPHVGHELPETAWAGLVAEVRGLADSARPLPSPPTG; the protein is encoded by the coding sequence ATGTCCACGTCATCGGCACATCTGTGGAGCCCGGTCCGCTGGGCAGCGAACGGCGCCGTGCGGCTGGCCTTCGACCAGCTGGCCGGAGAGACGGACGGCGAGCCACTGCTGCTCGTCACGGGGTTGGGCGTCAATCGGCTGTGGATCCCGGACGGGCTGTGCCGGATGCTGGCTGCACAGGGCTTCCTGGTGGCCCGTTACGACCAGCGCGACGGCGGGGAGTCGACGCACCTGGCGCCCACCGCCACCGGCAACCCCTTCACCGCGCTGTTCGCCCGGCGCGGCGAGGCGTACACGGCCGAGGACATGGCGGATGACGCGGTCGCGGTCATGGACGCCTTGGGCTGGCGGTCGGCGCATCTGCTGGGCGTCTCGCTCGGTGGTGCGGTCGCCCAGCGGGTGGCACTACGACACCCGCACCGCGTCCGGACCCTCACGACCATGGCCGCCGTTCCCGCGGACGCCGCGGGCCTGCGGACCCTGCGGTACCTACGGATGAGGACCCTGGCGGCGTTCGCCCGTCTGAGGCTTCCCGACACCCCCGACAGGGCCGTCGCGGCCGGCATCGCCGTCTCCCGCCTGCTCGCCTCGCCGAACCGTTCCTTCGACGAACGAGCCGCCCGGGCGGCCGCGGAGCGCAACGCCGACAGCGGGGTGCACGACCGGCAGGCGCAGAGCCGTCAGATCGGTGCGCAATGGCACGGCCCGCCGATCCGTGCCATCACCCGGCCCACGCTGGTGCTCCACGGGGCGGACGACCCCCTCATCAAGCCCAGTGCGGCAAGGGCGATCGCCTCCCGGATCCGCGACTCGCGCCTGGTCCTCCTGCCCCACGTGGGTCACGAACTCCCCGAGACCGCCTGGGCCGGCCTCGTGGCCGAAGTCCGCGGACTGGCCGACTCCGCTCGCCCCCTGCCCTCGCCGCCCACCGGCTGA
- a CDS encoding TetR/AcrR family transcriptional regulator, whose translation MATEEAGGRVTQEPVTVWGRPERGARGPAAAHSRAELTAVAVELADREGLSAVTMRQVAKALGTGQASLYRYVSGFEDLLDLMSDAVTAEVALDVPLEDDPVEDLVALAVRTKAVQLRHPWLLDVPPEPLRLGPRGLDYLEYALRAMAPARLPGRTRMEAVALMNALVAQLARAELQAGRAHTHRQAAQAAYLSEAAAQGQRPALAAAMADHAEASPAEEPQALFERTMRRVLTGLLSPGPSR comes from the coding sequence ATGGCAACGGAGGAGGCAGGTGGGCGAGTGACTCAGGAACCCGTGACCGTCTGGGGGCGGCCCGAACGCGGTGCCCGCGGCCCCGCGGCTGCGCACAGCCGCGCGGAGCTGACCGCGGTCGCCGTCGAACTGGCGGACCGAGAAGGCCTGTCGGCGGTGACCATGCGTCAAGTGGCCAAGGCTCTGGGCACGGGACAGGCGTCCCTCTACCGCTATGTCTCCGGCTTCGAGGACCTGCTCGACCTGATGTCGGACGCGGTGACCGCAGAGGTCGCCCTCGACGTCCCGCTCGAGGACGACCCCGTCGAGGATCTGGTCGCCCTGGCGGTCCGCACCAAGGCCGTCCAGCTACGGCACCCCTGGCTGCTCGACGTTCCCCCGGAGCCTCTCCGGCTGGGCCCCCGGGGCCTGGACTACCTGGAATACGCGCTGCGGGCCATGGCGCCCGCCCGGCTGCCGGGGCGTACCCGGATGGAAGCCGTCGCCCTGATGAACGCCCTGGTCGCACAGCTCGCGCGGGCAGAACTCCAGGCCGGCCGGGCACACACCCACCGCCAGGCGGCCCAGGCCGCCTATCTGAGCGAAGCGGCCGCCCAGGGGCAGCGTCCGGCCCTCGCGGCAGCGATGGCCGATCATGCCGAGGCGTCCCCGGCCGAGGAACCGCAGGCACTCTTCGAACGGACGATGCGCCGCGTGCTCACCGGGCTCCTTTCGCCCGGCCCCTCCCGATGA